The Thiorhodovibrio litoralis genome includes a window with the following:
- the topB gene encoding DNA topoisomerase III, with the protein MTTLVLAEKPSVARDIARVLGARSRHEGYLEGSGYRVTWALGHLVHFAEPDDYGTRRGTPGETAQQATARGQTNAEDGAQSGAQWQPQSDPQSQPAATASWAGRWSLAQLPMIPARWRLRTDKKTAAQFKIVKALLNAHETERVICATDAGREGEAIFRLIYQHARCTKPVERLWISSLTDEAIRAGFQALKPGSAFDPLAATARARAQADWLIGMNLTRAYTVRNRVLCTIGRVQTPTLAMIVARDAAIAAFEKAYFYELVAHLREGFDARLAPNWPHDGETRIDDKAKAEKLREQLAPHQSGQVTDIQRKERRQRPPPLYDLTNLQRDANRHFGFTAAKTLELAQQLYEQHKLISYPRTESRHISEDMLPQLPGILGALNHPLAPIAAERLATGHKLSKAYVDKTRLTDHHAILPTQTRAPASLPEPLQRIYDLVCARFVAVFLPEQRVLDIHVRLDIGGACFVAQAARVLDPGWKAAEVKSKRSASEPETESAQTTALAALEKGQSVHVAGMEVVEKETQAPRPYDDASLLNAMKNAGREIEDDALAAAMKDSGLGTPATRAEIIEKLIRTGYVERQRKTLRATEKGRVLIDLVAEPLRSPELTADWEQRLKAIERAEADAGAFYQDICDFIRALIPQVAVGATMSPEQIDAARAAAPGKTGSKKGGKSTRGKGRSKRATQSAGDLGACPICKEGQISENSRAFGCSGYRDGCGFTVWKTIAGHKVTEAELKALVDTGHSEPISDFRSKAGKAFSARLQLDQNGRVALDFDSAADTDQVTRAPIEPAPISAPQTASTPTGIAQCPKCHQGRIIRGRRGYGCDRYREGCDLVIWREQYGIILDEHQIRRLIERGQTDPIDRLTRPDGQTGHGILRLRADFSLEAIAQPDPEPFDASA; encoded by the coding sequence ACGGCGCCCAGAGTGGCGCTCAATGGCAGCCTCAAAGCGACCCCCAAAGTCAACCAGCCGCAACGGCCAGTTGGGCCGGTCGCTGGTCGCTGGCGCAACTGCCGATGATCCCGGCGCGCTGGCGGCTGCGCACGGACAAGAAGACCGCCGCGCAGTTCAAGATCGTCAAGGCCCTGCTCAACGCGCACGAGACCGAGCGTGTGATCTGCGCGACGGATGCCGGGCGCGAGGGCGAAGCGATCTTTCGGCTCATCTATCAGCATGCGCGCTGCACCAAGCCGGTCGAGCGGCTGTGGATCTCGAGCCTGACCGATGAGGCCATCCGCGCGGGCTTTCAGGCACTCAAGCCCGGCAGCGCTTTCGATCCGCTGGCCGCCACCGCGCGCGCCCGTGCCCAGGCTGACTGGCTGATCGGCATGAATCTGACCCGCGCCTATACGGTGCGCAACCGGGTGCTCTGCACCATCGGGCGGGTGCAGACGCCAACGCTTGCCATGATCGTCGCGCGCGATGCGGCCATCGCGGCCTTTGAAAAAGCTTATTTCTACGAGCTGGTCGCGCACCTGCGCGAGGGCTTCGATGCGCGCCTGGCCCCGAACTGGCCGCACGATGGCGAGACCCGCATCGACGACAAAGCCAAGGCTGAGAAGCTGCGCGAGCAGCTCGCCCCACACCAGAGCGGCCAGGTCACGGACATCCAGCGCAAGGAGCGCCGCCAGCGCCCGCCGCCGCTCTATGACCTGACCAACTTGCAGCGAGACGCCAACCGGCACTTCGGCTTCACCGCCGCCAAGACACTCGAGCTTGCCCAGCAGCTCTATGAGCAACACAAGCTGATTAGCTATCCGCGCACCGAGAGCCGCCACATCAGCGAGGACATGCTGCCGCAGCTGCCCGGCATTCTCGGCGCGTTGAACCACCCGCTCGCGCCCATCGCTGCCGAGCGCCTAGCCACCGGCCACAAACTCAGCAAGGCTTATGTCGACAAGACCCGGCTGACCGACCATCACGCCATCCTGCCCACCCAGACCCGGGCGCCGGCGAGCCTGCCGGAACCGCTGCAGCGCATCTATGACCTGGTCTGTGCCCGCTTCGTCGCCGTCTTTCTGCCCGAGCAGCGGGTGCTGGACATCCATGTCAGGCTCGACATCGGCGGCGCCTGCTTCGTCGCCCAGGCCGCGCGGGTGCTCGATCCCGGCTGGAAAGCAGCAGAGGTCAAAAGCAAGCGCAGCGCCAGCGAGCCCGAGACCGAATCGGCGCAGACCACCGCCCTGGCTGCGTTGGAAAAAGGCCAGAGCGTCCATGTCGCGGGCATGGAGGTGGTCGAAAAAGAAACCCAGGCCCCGCGTCCATACGATGACGCCAGCCTGCTGAATGCGATGAAGAACGCCGGGCGCGAGATCGAAGACGACGCGCTTGCCGCCGCAATGAAAGACAGTGGCCTCGGCACCCCGGCCACCCGCGCCGAGATCATCGAGAAGCTGATCCGCACCGGCTATGTCGAGCGCCAACGCAAGACCCTGCGTGCCACCGAAAAAGGCCGGGTGCTGATCGATCTGGTCGCCGAGCCGCTACGCAGCCCCGAGCTGACCGCCGACTGGGAGCAGCGCTTGAAAGCCATCGAGCGCGCCGAAGCCGATGCCGGGGCCTTCTATCAGGACATCTGCGACTTTATCCGGGCGCTCATTCCCCAGGTGGCCGTGGGCGCGACCATGTCGCCTGAGCAGATCGACGCCGCGCGCGCGGCCGCGCCTGGCAAGACCGGGAGCAAAAAAGGCGGCAAAAGCACGCGCGGGAAAGGCCGCAGCAAGCGCGCGACTCAGTCAGCCGGGGATCTCGGCGCCTGCCCCATCTGCAAAGAGGGCCAGATCAGCGAAAACTCCCGCGCCTTCGGCTGTAGCGGCTACCGGGACGGCTGCGGCTTCACCGTGTGGAAGACCATCGCCGGTCACAAGGTCACCGAGGCCGAGCTCAAGGCCCTGGTCGATACCGGCCACAGCGAGCCCATCAGCGATTTCCGCTCCAAAGCCGGCAAAGCGTTCAGCGCTCGGCTGCAGCTGGATCAAAACGGCCGGGTCGCGCTCGATTTTGATTCTGCCGCCGACACGGATCAGGTTACCCGCGCGCCGATCGAACCAGCGCCAATTTCAGCCCCCCAAACCGCATCGACGCCAACCGGCATCGCCCAGTGTCCCAAATGCCATCAAGGTCGGATTATCCGCGGCCGCCGCGGCTACGGCTGCGACCGCTACCGCGAGGGCTGCGATCTGGTCATCTGGCGCGAGCAATATGGCATCATCCTCGATGAACATCAGATCCGTCGTCTGATCGAGCGCGGCCAGACCGACCCCATCGACAGACTAACGCGCCCCGATGGACAAACAGGGCATGGCATCTTGCGGCTGCGGGCGGACTTTTCGCTTGAAGCCATCGCCCAACCCGACCCGGAGCCATTCGATGCCTCTGCTTGA